Proteins found in one Saccharomyces kudriavzevii IFO 1802 strain IFO1802 genome assembly, chromosome: 11 genomic segment:
- the KTR2 gene encoding mannosyltransferase KTR2 (similar to Saccharomyces cerevisiae YUR1 (YJL139C) and KTR2 (YKR061W); ancestral locus Anc_1.209) has product MQIRKVFLLKFKKLLLGSLLLCLIAQACWLALVRHQRQLKLDSYFLERSREASSRYDSTRRRGSNWTLKLSSNTYNDELPGKTVTKELQRENATLLMLVRNWELPGALRSMRSLEDRFNKDFQYDWTFLNDVPFDEEFIEATTAMASGNAQYALIPAEDWNRPSWINDTLFEEALQLMEEKNILYGGSKSYRNMCRFNSGFFFRQKILDQYDYYFRVEPDVEYFCDFPYDPFKVMRQNNKKYGFVIAMYEYEDTIPSLWEAVEEYLEETKSRDADMENNAFGFISNFDFFGKSFGVLDSNSDYNLCHFWTNFEIGDLSFFRSEKYIKFFEYLDSKGGFYYERWGDAPVHSIAVSLLLKRDEIIHFDELGYKHMPFGTCPSAHYLRLQQRCLCDSNHPDNIDLNVISCLRRWWKDGSGKYFLKHDS; this is encoded by the coding sequence ATGCAAATCCGCAAGGTATTTCTTTTAAAGTTTAAAAAACTACTTTTAGGGAGTCTTCTACTTTGCTTGATAGCTCAAGCATGTTGGCTTGCACTTGTACGTCATCAACGACAGCTAAAGCTGGATTCATATTTTCTAGAGAGATCTCGAGAGGCTTCATCGAGGTATGACTctacaagaagaagaggatcGAATTGGACGCTAAAGCTATCTAGCAACACATATAACGATGAGCTGCCGGGCAAGACCGTAACAAAAGAGCTGCAGAGGGAAAATGCTACCCTGCTAATGCTTGTGCGTAATTGGGAACTACCGGGGGCACTGCGATCCATGAGATCGTTGGAAGATCGCTTCAATAAGGACTTCCAGTACGATTGGACATTTCTGAACGACGTTccatttgatgaagagttCATCGAGGCCACCACCGCCATGGCTAGTGGTAATGCCCAGTATGCCTTGATTCCAGCGGAGGACTGGAACAGGCCATCTTGGATCAACGACACTCTGTTCGAAGAGGCTTTACAATTGatggaggaaaaaaatatcctATACGGTGGGTCGAAATCATATAGAAACATGTGCCGATTCAACTCTggctttttctttagacAAAAAATATTGGATCAATACGATTATTACTTTAGAGTGGAGCCAGATGTGGAGTATTTTTGCGATTTCCCCTACGATCCATTTAAGGTGATGAGACAgaataacaagaaatacGGCTTTGTCATAGCTATGTATGAGTACGAAGACACCATTCCGAGCCTATGGGAGGCTGTCGAAGAATATTTGGAGGAAACTAAGTCTCGGGATGCTGATATGGAAAATAACGCTTTTGGGTTCATCTCGAATTTTGACTTTTTCGGTAAATCATTTGGTGTCCTGGACAGCAACAGCGACTATAATCTATGCCATTTCTGGACAAACTTTGAGATTGGTGATTTGAGTTTTTTcagaagtgaaaaatatatcaaatttttcgaGTATTTGGATTCTAAAGGTGGTTTTTATTATGAAAGATGGGGAGACGCGCCAGTGCATTCGATTGCCGTGTCACTCCTACTGAAGAGGGATGAAATCATTCATTTTGATGAACTAGGATACAAGCATATGCCATTTGGCACGTGTCCATCTGCGCACTACTTAAGACTTCAACAAAGATGTCTCTGTGACAGCAACCACCCCGACAACATCGATCTCAATGTCATTAGCTGTTTGAGAAGATGGTGGAAGGACGGCAGCGGGAAGTACTTCCTCAAACATGACTCATAA
- the OAF3 gene encoding Oaf3p (similar to Saccharomyces cerevisiae OAF3 (YKR064W); ancestral locus Anc_1.199) produces MNYESQMRTKKRHRITVVCTNCKKRKSKCDRIKPCGTCVRLGDMDSCVYLSDRLGQRETGPTLTGIDHLEKQIRRAEETGPGFIRKRRFAQPRQDKDLWQGTQEKEKPTSGYYVPVNEETPLFIDLIPNGFCLETKRSADNLFGLFTDRAIENRDPYLKAMVTFRSIAIKKMMDKLGSDGNNVKNGSLPKSFEALSTFDADDERHNRSDIIDEGNNIRMHQTIHRSLFNKFAKYRENNATKFGKNSETIIAKEYLPPLKVLEDEVLVLFEEKIYSMIPIFDMKVLRHEIRAFYQSIVDEGNPISIKHYDHMVFCIILLIIKICRLSVQFSKLRPYIYPILQEIDTSNFMALVNHFLFETKVLRKCNLLQLQCLVLLRFLHWCAPEDGDGSETQYCHILMGIIISSCKEMGINWYCISQPEKYSFKINRYTRPSYDIMKPDDYVSVYRKIWSCVLFWDRKMCFISGGECQIGKTLQCHFKREADITTWYMQMLPLDALMKKINDTLNDDPGNVDLNLLHRLISDLKRKFYILKTMSKKGQKTMGHFDFEMEWIIDLFSLSLLHGEMIFHEYDCNIAEFYKSFQNLWDMIIRISEKCYNYFFNSDALEIDSLVKFYTNRIVEIVANKVLVIIPAFILRGDRFKTIQYADKKKMVEFLYGISSVYFNEFGFEYYRCFRKMFTAKISYKILNRSCEKDAWSIILKFLLNELVLEDNGDSSKDSKDTRLKDDCAIISEFEKTVQKRNQHGTDILSIWNNEFYPIGKYNDDMTGFKFQIRMKQMQEFLDMEKYSDKFNIFSSFYDHASSQLAKHTEADTSVNMANEQVAKTPQKEPLQEPVTAALPNNDLIVSEFEMIQDIFDPVDFVSFF; encoded by the coding sequence ATGAACTATGAATCCCAAAtgagaacaaaaaaacgaCATAGAATCACTGTGGTGTGCACAAATTgtaaaaaaaggaaaagtaaATGCGACAGAATAAAACCATGTGGAACGTGTGTACGGCTAGGAGATATGGACAGTTGTGTTTATTTGAGCGATAGGCTAGGACAACGGGAAACGGGTCCTACCTTGACTGGAATTGACCACCTGGAGAAGCAAATAAGACGTGCGGAAGAAACTGGGCCAGGATTCAttaggaaaagaagatttgCACAACCTCGACAGGACAAAGATCTCTGGCAAGGAAcgcaagaaaaagaaaagccaACTTCAGGTTACTATGTTCCAGTAAATGAAGAAACGCCTTTATTCATAGACTTAATCCCTAATGGATTTTGTTTGGAAACCAAGAGATCTGCTGATAATCTATTTGGCCTGTTCACGGATAGAGCAATTGAAAACCGTGATCCTTATCTGAAAGCGATGGTAACATTTAGGAGTATCGcgatcaagaaaatgatggaTAAATTAGGAAGTGATGGCAATAAtgtgaaaaatggaagttTACCTAAATCTTTTGAAGCCTTATCCACGTTTGATGCCGACGATGAGCGTCATAATAGAAGTGACATTATCGATGAAGGAAATAACATCCGTATGCATCAAACAATTCACAGGTCGTTGTTCAATAAATTTGCTAAGTACAGAGAAAACAATGCTACAAAATTTGGTAAGAACTCTGAGACTATTATAGCAAAAGAGTATCTGCCTCCTTTGAAGGTATTGGAAGATGAAGTTTTAGTGCTGTTCGAGGAAAAAATCTACAGTATGATACCGATTTTCGATATGAAAGTTTTACGTCATGAAATAAGGGCCTTTTATCAAAGTATAGTCGATGAAGGGAATCCTATTTCTATAAAACATTACGATCATATGGTTTTTTGCATaattttattgattatTAAAATATGCCGGCTTTCTGTCCAATTTTCTAAATTAAGGCCGTACATTTATccaattcttcaagaaattgatacTTCTAATTTTATGGCTCTTGTTAATcactttttgtttgagACAAAGGTCCTTAGAAAATGTAATTTATTACAATTACAGTGTCTCGTGTTGCTAAGGTTCTTACACTGGTGTGCCCCTGAGGACGGCGATGGGAGTGAAACTCAATATTGTCATATTTTAATGGgtataataatatcatcatGTAAAGAAATGGGCATTAACTGGTATTGCATTTCTCAAcctgaaaaatattcttttaaAATAAACCGATATACAAGACCTTCATACGATATAATGAAACCTGATGATTATGTTTCAGTTTACAGGAAAATATGGAGTTGCGTTTTATTCTGGGATAGGAAAATGTGTTTTATTAGTGGTGGAGAATGTCAAATTGGGAAAACATTACAATGccatttcaaaagagagGCAGATATAACTACATGGTACATGCAAATGTTACCGCTGGATGccttgatgaagaagattaaCGATACGCTGAACGATGACCCAGGAAATGtagatttgaatttattaCATCGACTAATAAGcgatttgaaaagaaagttttatattttgaaaaccaTGTCAAAAAAAGGGCAAAAAACAATGGGccattttgattttgaaatggaaTGGATTATTGATTTATTCTCATTGAGCTTATTACACGGAGAAATGATATTCCATGAATATGACTGCAACATTGCGGAGTTTTACAAgagtttccaaaatttaTGGGATATGATCATTCGTATTTCAGAGAAATGTTacaattattttttcaacagtgATGCTTTAGAGATAGATTCGCTGGTGAAGTTTTATACTAACAGAATTGTGGAAATTGTTGCAAATAAAGTTTTGGTCATTATCCCCGCATTCATTCTCAGAGGAGATCGGTTCAAAACAATTCAGTACGcagacaaaaaaaaaatggtagaATTTCTCTATGGGATTTCTTCTGTGTACTTTAACGAATTTGGTTTTGAATACTATCGTTGTTTCAGAAAAATGTTCACTGCTAAAATAAGTTATAAGATCTTGAATCGCTCGTGTGAAAAGGATGCATGGAGCATCATCTTGAAGTTCTTGTTGAATGAACTAGTACTGGAAGATAATGGCGATAGCTCGAAGGATTCCAAAGATACGAGGCTGAAGGATGATTGTGCAATAATAtctgaatttgaaaagacagTACAAAAGCGTAATCAGCATGGAACAGATATTTTAAGTATATGGAATAATGAGTTTTATCCTATAGGTAAATACAACGATGATATGACGGGTTTTAAGTTTCAAATACGAATGAAACAGATGCAAGAATTCTTGGATATGGAGAAATATTCGGACAAGTTTAATATTTTCTCATCCTTTTATGACCATGCAAGTTCACAACTGGCCAAACATACTGAAGCGGATACCAGCGTAAACATGGCAAACGAACAAGTAGCGAAAACGCCGCAAAAGGAACCATTACAGGAACCTGTGACGGCGGCCTTACCAAACAACGATTTAATTGTGTCTGAATTTGAGATGATTCAAGACATTTTTGATCCGGTAGATTttgtatcttttttttga
- the LAS1 gene encoding rRNA-processing protein LAS1 (similar to Saccharomyces cerevisiae LAS1 (YKR063C); ancestral locus Anc_1.200) gives MIPPRIVPWRNFAELEELKGWFYPNSKDTINGKRHRAVQRVQSYQLKGSQYLPHVVDSTAQITCAVLLDEKETSLGAHRDSIPIRLSYVMALIRFVNGLLDPTQQSQFAIPLHTLAAKIELPSWFVDLRHWGTHERDLPGLEMLRWAANEALSWLYDHYWNDEELEDEEDDSDGDGNGYGYERNDKLERYMDSLAKTLDKWKRLKSEFLEYKWVWESEQDSLITSSNFSGDDLVNYDSRRGKGALEASSEIIIRENLRQWQELWKLSIYHNAVIEKFFNNYDQVLLKVLILNLNNFDWKLIEWVARNYKTQQNDDHATTMLKKKFHVWEELRKRLLDVIIENLNNKNIKNKWQNWEKVIDENASYLILYLCQSMLAKFETEKVSGSSWRNKKRKKQLESTMEIEAKLKEYVDNLSSRFNDGEINVYDLTPAEKGDVPIKVEISPVLKVDTNDILGDLKSLKQRMSSGGVVNKTQNGEGKETSPMKNWSRVQNWEPKPFGVL, from the coding sequence ATGATACCACCGCGCATAGTTCCGTGGAGAAATTTTGCTGAGTTAGAGGAACTAAAAGGTTGGTTTTATCCGAATAGTAAAGACACCATCAATGGTAAGAGGCATCGTGCCGTACAAAGGGTCCAGAGCTACCAACTCAAAGGCTCACAGTATTTACCTCACGTGGTGGATTCTACGGCACAGATAACATGTGCTGTCTTACTagatgaaaaggaaaccaGTTTGGGTGCTCATCGGGACTCCATTCCTATACGATTGTCATATGTAATGGCTTTGATTCGGTTCGTCAATGGCTTGTTGGATCCAACGCAACAATCTCAATTCGCCATACCTTTGCACACATTAGCTGCGAAAATTGAACTACCGTCTTGGTTTGTTGACTTGAGGCACTGGGGTACGCATGAGAGAGATTTACCTGGGCTAGAAATGCTTCGTTGGGCTGCCAATGAAGCATTATCATGGCTATATGACCACTATTGGAATGATGAGGAattagaagatgaagaagatgattcGGATGGGGATGGAAACGGTTACGGGTACGAGAGGAATGACAAACTGGAGAGGTATATGGATTCTTTGGCTAAAACACTTGATAAGTGGAAACGGCTTAAAAGTGAGTTTTTAGAATACAAATGGGTGTGGGAAAGTGAACAAGATAGTTTAATCACTAGTAGCAACTTTTCTGGAGATGATCTGGTTAATTACGATTCTCGAAGAGGAAAAGGTGCACTTGAGGCTTCGTCTGAAATTATTATCAGAGAAAATTTACGCCAATGGCAAGAACTCTGGAAATTGTCTATTTATCATAACGCAGtgattgaaaaatttttcaataactATGACCAGGTTCTGCTCAAAGTATTAATATTAAATTTAAACAATTTTGATTGGAAGTTAATAGAATGGGTGGCCAGGAATTACAAAACCCAGCAAAATGATGACCATGCAACGacaatgttgaaaaaaaaatttcacgTGTGGGAAGAACTACGGAAAAGACTGCTAGATGTTATAATAGAGAATCTTAACAAcaagaatattaaaaataagTGGCAGAACTGGGAGAAAGtcatcgatgaaaatgcaTCATACCTGATACTATATCTTTGTCAGTCCATGCTAGCTAAATTTGAAACCGAAAAGGTTAGTGGAAGTTCGtggagaaacaaaaaaaggaaaaaacaacTTGAGAGCACAATGGAGATCGAGGCAAAACTAAAAGAATACGTAGACAACTTGTCATCGAGGTTCAACGATGGCGAAATAAATGTGTATGATCTCACCCCCGCAGAGAAAGGGGACGTTCCAATAAAGGTGGAAATCAGTCCCGTATTGAAAGTTGATACCAACGATATACTGGGTGACTTGAAATCCTTGAAGCAAAGAATGTCTAGTGGGGGAGTGGTTAATAAAACCCAGAACGGAGAGGGCAAAGAAACTTCACccatgaaaaattggtcaAGAGTACAAAATTGGGAACCTAAACCTTTTGGTGTTTTGTGA
- the UTP30 gene encoding Utp30p (similar to Saccharomyces cerevisiae UTP30 (YKR060W); ancestral locus Anc_1.210) encodes MFDQANVIKNGLAEKALISLLSQCKENASLQNDKDIHMIINMGKKMGIKRDNIPRVIPLSRCKLSKPRDLGILLITKDPSTLYRETLTKDEHTSDLFKEIISVKNLRRRFRGNKLTQLYKDFDLIVADYRVHHLLPDVLGNRFYHGSKKLPYMIRMSKEVKLKRQQMAEKCDPIYVRAQLRSICKNTSYIPNDDNCLSVRVGHIQKHLIPEILQNIQDVVNFLTDRSKRPQGGVIKGGIVSIFVKTSNSTSLPIYQFTEPKENHESEDLSDIRL; translated from the coding sequence ATGTTTGACCAAGCTAATGTTATAAAAAATGGGCTAGCAGAGAAGGCACTGATTTCTCTACTTTCACAATGTAAGGAAAACGCATCCCTacaaaatgataaagacaTCCATATGATTATCAACATGGGAAAGAAGATGGGCATAAAAAGGGACAACATTCCCCGTGTTATCCCATTGAGCAGATGTAAGCTATCCAAACCAAGAGATTTGGGTATACTGCTCATCACCAAAGATCCGTCCACTTTGTATAGAGAGACTTTGACAAAAGACGAGCACACATCAGATTTGTTTAAGGAAATTATAAGCGTCAAGAACTTAAGGCGTAGATTCAGAGGCAATAAATTAACTCAGCTGTATAAGGATTTTGATTTAATCGTCGCTGATTATAGAGTCCACCATCTACTTCCGGATGTGCTTGGCAACAGATTTTATCATGGTAGTAAAAAATTACCATACATGATTCGAATGTCCAAAGAAGTGAAGCTGAAACGGCAACAAATGGCTGAAAAATGCGACCCTATTTATGTAAGAGCGCAGTTGAGAAGTATATGCAAGAACACTTCATATATCCCCAATGATGACAATTGCTTAAGTGTCAGAGTCGGACacattcaaaaacatcTCATTCCtgaaattttacaaaatatCCAAGACGTAGTGAACTTTTTAACCGATAGGAGTAAGAGGCCGCAAGGCGGTGTCATCAAAGGCGGAATAGTATCTATATTTGTCAAGACCAGTAACAGTACTAGTTTACCCATATACCAATTCACAGAACCTAAGGAGAACCACGAAAGTGAGGATCTGAGTGATATAAGATTATAG
- the TFA2 gene encoding transcription factor TFIIE subunit TFA2 (similar to Saccharomyces cerevisiae TFA2 (YKR062W); ancestral locus Anc_1.202), with protein MSRNRDPLLANLNAFKSKVKSAPVIAPAKVGQKKTNDTITAIDGTTRKRTASERAQENALNFARNPVLEDIKKEAGSNSSNAISLDDDEDDDEFGSSPSKKVRPGSIAAAALQANQTDISKSHDSSKLLWATEYIQKKGKPVLVSELLDYLSMKKDDKVIELLKKLDRIEFDPKKGSFKYLSTYDVHSPSELLKLLRSQVTFKGISCKDLKDGWPQCDETINQLEEDSKILVLRTKKDKTPRYVWYNSGGNLKCIDEEFVKMWENVQLPQFAELPRKLQDLGLKPASVDPATIKRQTKRVEIKKKRQRKGKVTNTHMTGILKDYSHRV; from the coding sequence ATGAGTAGAAACAGGGACCCTCTGCTGGCCAACTTGAACGCCTTCAAAAGCAAAGTCAAGTCGGCCCCAGTGATAGCACCCGCTAAAGTCGGGCAAAAGAAGACTAACGACACTATAACCGCTATAGATGGGACCACTAGGAAGAGGACGGCTTCTGAGCGTGCACAAGAGAATGCTTTGAACTTCGCCAGGAATCCTGTGTTGGAGGACATCAAGAAGGAGGCCGGAAGTAATAGTTCTAATGCCATTTCATTGGATGACGACGAAGATGACGACGAGTTCGGCAGCTCTCCTTCAAAGAAAGTAAGGCCCGGCTCCATTGCCGCAGCTGCTTTACAGGCCAACCAAACGGATATTTCGAAGAGCCACGATTCTTCCAAGTTATTGTGGGCCACTGAGTacattcaaaagaaaggtAAGCCGGTTTTGGTGAGCGAATTATTGGACTACCTGTCAATGAAGAAGGATGACAAAGTCATTGAACTCTTAAAGAAGCTGGATAGGATTGAGTTTGACCCCAAGAAGGGGTCTTTCAAGTACCTTTCCACTTACGATGTTCATTCTCCATCAGAACTGCTGAAATTGCTACGTTCACAAGTAACGTTCAAGGGTATTTCTTGCAAGGATTTGAAAGATGGTTGGCCGCAGTGTGATGAGACGATCAACCAATTGGAGGAGGATAGTAAGATCTTGGTGTTAAGGACGAAGAAGGATAAGACTCCAAGATACGTTTGGTACAACAGTGGTGGCAACTTGAAATGTATAGACGAGGAGTTCGTTAAAATGTGGGAAAACGTGCAATTACCACAATTTGCAGAATTACCAAGAAAGCTGCAAGATTTAGGTTTGAAACCTGCTAGTGTCGATCCTGCAACAATCAAGAGACAAACAAAGAGAGTCGAGattaagaagaagagacaAAGAAAGGGTAAGGTCACTAACACTCATATGACCGGTATCTTGAAAGATTACTCTCACAGAGTATGA
- the TIF1 gene encoding translation initiation factor eIF4A (similar to Saccharomyces cerevisiae TIF2 (YJL138C) and TIF1 (YKR059W); ancestral locus Anc_1.211) — protein MSEGITDVEESQILTNYDKVVYKFDDMELDENLLRGVFGYGFEEPSAIQQRAIMPIIEGHDVLAQAQSGTGKTGTFSIAALQRIDTSVKAPQALMLAPTRELALQIQKVVMALAFHMDIKVHACIGGTSFVEDAEGLRDAQIVVGTPGRVFDNIQRRRFRTDKIKMFILDEADEMLSSGFKEQIYQIFTVLPPTTQVVLLSATMPNDVLEVTTKFMRNPVRILVKKDELTLEGIKQFYVNVEEEDFKYECLTDLYDSISVTQAVIFCNTRRKVEELTTKLRDDKFTVSAIYSDLPQQERDTIMKEFRSGSSRILISTDLLARGIDVQQVSLVINYDLPANKENYIHRIGRGGRFGRKGVAINFVTNEDVGAMRELEKFYSTQIEELPSDIATLLN, from the coding sequence ATGTCTGAAGGTATTACTGACGTTGAAGAATCGCAAATTCTAACCAACTATGACAAAGTCGTCTACAAGTTCGATGACATGGAATTGGACGAAAACTTGTTGAGAGGTGTTTTCGGTTACGGTTTCGAAGAACCATCTGCCATTCAACAACGTGCCATCATGCCTATCATTGAAGGTCACGATGTCTTGGCTCAAGCTCAATCTGGTACTGGTAAGACTGGTACTTTCTCCATTGCTGCTTTGCAAAGAATTGACACCTCCGTCAAGGCTCCTCAAGCTTTGATGTTGGCTCCAACCAGAGAATTGGCCttgcaaattcaaaaggttGTGATGGCCTTGGCTTTCCACATGGACATCAAGGTCCATGCTTGTATCGGTGGTACTTCTTTTGTTGAAGACGCTGAAGGTTTGAGAGACGCTCAAATCGTTGTTGGTACCCCAGGTCGTGTCTTCGACAACATCCAAAGACGTAGATTTAGAACTGACAAGATCAAGATGTTCATTCTAGATGAAGCCGATGAAATGTTGTCTTCTGGTTTCAAGGAACAAATCTACCAAATCTTCACCGTACTTCCACCAACCACTCAAGTTGTTCTTTTGTCTGCTACTATGCCAAACGACGTTTTGGAAGTTACCACAAAGTTCATGAGAAACCCTGTCAGAATCCTGGTTAAGAAGGATGAATTGACTTTGGAAGGTATCAAACAATTCTATGTCAATGTTGAAGAGGAGGATTTCAAATACGAATGTTTGACCGATTTATACGACTCTATCTCTGTCACCCAAGCAGTTATTTTCTGTAACACCAGAAGAAAGGTCGAGGAATTGACCACCAAATTGAGAGACGACAAATTTACCGTCTCTGCCATCTATTCCGACTTACCACAACAGGAAAGAGACACCATCATGAAGGAATTCAGAAGTGGTTCTTCTAGAATCTTGATCTCCACTGATTTATTAGCCAGAGGTATTGATGTCCAACAAGTTTCTTTGGTTATCAACTACGATTTGCCAGCTAACAAGGAAAACTATATTCATAGAATCGGTAGAGGTGGTCGTTTCGGTAGAAAGGGTGTTGCCATCAACTTTGTTACCAATGAAGATGTCGGTGCTATGAGAGAACTAGAAAAGTTCTACTCCACtcaaattgaagaattgcCATCCGACATTGCTACTTTATTGAACTAA
- the GLG1 gene encoding glycogenin glucosyltransferase GLG1 (similar to Saccharomyces cerevisiae GLG2 (YJL137C) and GLG1 (YKR058W); ancestral locus Anc_1.212) — protein MSRKLAIATLLYSADYLPGVFALGHQVNKFLEEAGKKDSIQTCLIVTTSLFNDTLSGFAKDLLNSVYTKIVLVSPLEFQDESVQRNSENLALLKRPELSAALIKARLWELTQFEQVLYLDSDTLPLNKGFLRLFDIMSKQNKLQIGAAADIGWPDMFNSGVMILIPDAGTASGLQDYILENTSIDGSDQGILNQFFNQNCCTDELIKESFPREWVQLSFTYNVTTPNLGYESSPAMNYFKPTIKLIHFIGRHKPWSLWSQKNFIKNEYHDQWNEVYNEFKKENGVEVEVPKVGIDDFDDTENDHTKTSTEEISQVSEPAPVPEVAATNTPGDNIEDSGNEPPSNPVPLDFTKWLTTFINKDYSISQQATENDEQPNENDGNENNSSPRSDQESSINDIQEPVVPSNDVSAQYTNEPQEHTNDGDATDNTTSGSEQKSLIENLQEPSTINNDVSVRPKNENGEHPKESGDSADDSNPEPEQKNSMNHMQDSIASNTDLSEDVKQHGLIDDNIQYLEKEKEGYEEFLPDVHETDAIDDEETEFFDDGVEEAVEGENEGEGKAKSSAAEDSQEGAKPAECKSGKPQEELPNFKFDWEASDYLSKVERCFPDDIFEYAVK, from the coding sequence ATGTCTAGGAAACTGGCTATTGCAACACTACTGTACTCCGCAGATTATTTGCCAGGCGTGTTTGCCCTTGGCCACCAAGTAAATAAATTTTTAGAGGAAGCAGGCAAAAAAGATAGTATTCAAACTTGCCTTATTGTGACGACTTCCTTATTCAATGATACCTTAAGCGGTTTCGCCAAGGACCTTCTTAATTCAGTATACACCAAAATTGTTTTAGTGAGCCCTTTAgaatttcaagatgaaaGTGTGCAAAGAAACAGCGAAAATTTAgctcttttgaaaaggccTGAATTATCTGCTGCTCTAATCAAGGCAAGATTATGGGAATTAACTCAATTTGAACAGGTACTTTACTTGGATTCAGACACTTTACCCTTGAATAAAGGATTTTTAAGACTGTTTGACATCATGTCTAAACAAAACAAGTTACAGATTGGCGCTGCTGCTGACATTGGCTGGCCCGATATGTTCAATAGCGGTGTTATGATTCTGATACCAGATGCCGGTACTGCATCCGGTTTGCAAGATTATATTCTCGAAAACACTTCAATTGATGGCTCTGATCAGGGCATTTTAAACCAGTTCTTCAATCAAAACTGTTGTACAGATGAGCTGATCAAAGAAAGTTTTCCCCGAGAGTGGGTACAATTATCATTTACATATAATGTGACCACCCCTAATCTTGGCTATGAATCTTCACCCGCCATGAATTATTTCAAACCAACCATCAAACTGATTCACTTCATTGGGCGACATAAACCATGGTCCCTGTGGTCtcagaaaaatttcatcaaaaacgAATATCATGATCAATGGAATGAAGTGTACAACGAGtttaagaaagaaaatggagtTGAAGTTGAAGTGCCTAAGGTGGGCATCGATGACTTTGATGATACTGAAAACGACCACACAAAAACATcaacagaagaaatttCTCAAGTAAGTGAACCTGCCCCTGTTCCCGAGGTTGCAGCAACGAACACGCCAGGGGATAACATCGAAGATTCGGGTAATGAGCCTCCCTCCAACCCTGTTCCGTTGGATTTCACTAAGTGGCTGACAACTTTCATCAATAAGGATTATTCAATCAGTCAGCAGGCaactgaaaatgatgagCAACCAAACGAGAATGACGGCAATGAAAATAACAGCAGCCCAAGATCTGACCAAGAAAGTTCTATCAATGATATACAGGAACCCGTCGTCCCCAGTAATGACGTAAGTGCCCAGTATACAAATGAACCGCAAGAGCACACAAATGATGGTGACGCAACAGACAATACCACTTCAGGAtctgaacaaaaaagtCTCATAGAGAATCTACAAGAGCCTAGTACTATAAATAATGACGTAAGTGTTCGGcccaaaaatgaaaacggTGAGCACCCAAAAGAAAGTGGTGATAGTGCCGATGATAGCAATCCAGAGcctgaacaaaaaaattcgatgaaTCATATGCAAGATTCTATTGCCTCTAATACTGACTTATCAGAGGATGTAAAGCAGCATGGGCTTATTGATGACAATATACAATAtttagaaaaggagaaggaGGGTTACGAGGAATTTCTTCCAGACGTGCATGAGACAGATGCAATcgacgatgaagaaacaGAGTTTTTCGATGATGGGGTAGAAGAAGCCGTTGAAGGTGAAAATGAAGGTGAGGGAAAAGCAAAGTCAAGTGCCGCTGAAGATTCACAGGAGGGAGCAAAGCCCGCAGAATGTAAATCCGGTAAGCCGCAAGAAGAACTGCCAAACTTCAAATTTGACTGGGAAGCTTCAGATTACCTATCCAAAGTGGAAAGGTGCTTCCCAgatgacatttttgaatatgcaGTAAAATGA